Proteins from one Bacteriovorax sp. BAL6_X genomic window:
- a CDS encoding HU family DNA-binding protein produces MTKADLIAAIEKQANVTHKQAETVVNICFDDMINALFNDERIEIRGFGSFANRNYKAYEGRNPKTGKVVKVPPKKVPFFKVGKELREMVDEGKDKYVIREA; encoded by the coding sequence ATGACAAAAGCAGATTTAATTGCAGCAATCGAAAAGCAAGCAAATGTAACGCACAAGCAGGCCGAGACTGTTGTTAATATTTGTTTTGATGACATGATCAATGCTTTATTCAATGATGAAAGAATCGAAATCAGAGGTTTCGGATCTTTTGCAAACCGTAATTATAAAGCGTACGAAGGTCGTAACCCAAAGACTGGTAAGGTAGTGAAAGTACCACCGAAGAAAGTTCCATTTTTCAAAGTTGGTAAAGAGCTAAGAGAAATGGTTGATGAGGGTAAAGACAAGTACGTTATTCGCGAAGCTTAA
- a CDS encoding FlxA-like family protein gives MQTLNSKFNFIKYLIALCVLLCTHGVFAYGDEDYDRRDKTTSSEDIENLQESIETLNQEIKKNGGQATNIVAMPTQVPALKNGKADPEMMRRAIKMINAQFKNVPDAQVAQMIRENATQNPIMQFFVNSDKLVNFAVGIVKDDKALLYLFELTQDKDVLKFALGVVIFLFIVSFFLKRAFIKKDEFFVFRYVKSLIFFVFSTGLKAGVLYFIYKDYLDPSVDVFIKRVL, from the coding sequence ATGCAAACGCTTAATTCAAAATTCAATTTTATTAAATATTTAATTGCCCTGTGTGTACTTCTTTGTACACATGGGGTTTTTGCGTATGGTGACGAAGATTACGATCGTCGCGATAAGACGACTTCTTCCGAGGATATCGAAAATCTTCAAGAATCAATTGAGACTCTTAATCAGGAAATCAAAAAAAATGGAGGCCAAGCTACAAATATCGTGGCCATGCCAACACAAGTGCCTGCTCTAAAAAATGGTAAGGCCGACCCAGAGATGATGAGACGTGCTATTAAGATGATTAATGCACAATTTAAAAATGTTCCTGATGCACAAGTTGCCCAGATGATTCGTGAAAATGCTACGCAGAATCCAATCATGCAATTCTTTGTAAATAGTGATAAGCTTGTAAACTTTGCCGTAGGGATTGTTAAAGATGATAAGGCCTTACTTTACTTATTTGAGTTAACTCAGGATAAGGATGTATTAAAGTTCGCTCTCGGTGTTGTCATTTTTCTTTTTATCGTAAGCTTCTTTTTAAAGCGAGCATTTATTAAGAAAGATGAATTCTTTGTCTTTCGCTACGTAAAGTCGCTAATCTTCTTTGTTTTTTCAACCGGATTAAAAGCAGGTGTTCTTTATTTTATTTATAAAGACTATTTAGATCCAAGCGTTGATGTTTTCATTAAGAGAGTTCTCTAG
- the secF gene encoding protein translocase subunit SecF — MFEIIKSNTKFNFVNKFGIAGVISAILVIASLVLIGTKMKYGVDFRGGAEIQVKFQKTENLDELRREMKSAGFNGVSIQTIGEPQMNEYLLKVSANEGNLNEVTEKVSQTLTTKYAQDGVEIRKVDIVGPKAGAELRKSGFLAMLWALLAIMIYVGLRFDFKYSPGAIVALFHDVTIILGVFALTGTEFTLQTVAAILAVIGYSVNDTVIVYDRVREHEAKFVGRDIKDHINNAINETLSRTILTSGTTLFVSATMFFVGGLAIRDFFMAITLGVVVGTYSSNFVAAPVVLLFDRFRGEQAKTADANA, encoded by the coding sequence ATGTTTGAAATTATAAAAAGTAATACAAAATTCAATTTTGTTAATAAATTCGGAATTGCTGGTGTTATTTCTGCAATTCTTGTTATTGCTTCACTTGTTCTTATCGGTACTAAAATGAAATACGGGGTAGACTTCCGTGGTGGTGCAGAAATTCAAGTTAAGTTCCAAAAAACTGAAAACCTAGATGAACTTCGTCGTGAAATGAAGTCTGCAGGATTTAATGGGGTTTCGATCCAAACAATTGGTGAACCTCAAATGAATGAATACCTACTTAAGGTTAGTGCAAACGAAGGTAACTTAAATGAAGTTACTGAAAAGGTTTCACAGACACTAACGACTAAGTATGCGCAGGATGGTGTAGAAATCAGAAAGGTTGATATCGTTGGTCCAAAGGCCGGTGCTGAACTTAGAAAGTCTGGTTTCCTAGCAATGCTTTGGGCTCTTCTTGCAATTATGATCTATGTTGGTCTACGTTTCGATTTCAAATACTCGCCAGGTGCAATTGTTGCTCTTTTCCACGACGTAACAATCATTCTAGGTGTATTTGCTCTAACTGGTACAGAGTTTACTCTTCAGACTGTTGCTGCAATTCTTGCGGTAATCGGTTACTCAGTTAACGATACAGTTATTGTCTATGACCGTGTACGTGAACATGAAGCTAAGTTTGTTGGGCGTGATATTAAGGATCATATCAATAATGCAATTAACGAAACACTTTCAAGAACAATCCTTACTTCTGGTACAACACTTTTCGTATCAGCAACAATGTTCTTCGTAGGTGGTCTTGCAATCCGTGATTTCTTTATGGCAATCACTCTTGGTGTTGTTGTTGGTACTTACTCATCTAACTTCGTTGCAGCACCAGTAGTACTTCTATTTGATAGATTTAGAGGGGAGCAGGCGAAAACTGCAGATGCAAACGCTTAA
- the secD gene encoding protein translocase subunit SecD, translating into MRRGWWYRFVFLLIVAIISGISIVPTAFNFKETDNFPVKSKINLGLDLQGGLYMILGIDFKKVYKDEVKGYARRLEFSFKDKTGNGFEIGDLDSSDELDPRQEIILGSATDADALKDIIHDQYNGFLRVTKDTGSTISVALTKKVKTDIEDQSVKRSIEVIRNRIDEFGVTEPEIVSQGKDRIVVQLPGVKDIERAKELIGKTAKLEFKMVNSEIAPITIQGWVSKAKDQGIEYKKGERFSDYVSKVNEIVASDLPKGHVLAFERVTNAKGDILQLVPYLIESVARLTGEDLEDARVQFNPQNNNNPEVGLNFKSRGAKIFADVTGENVGRLMAITLDGNVYSAPRINGKIAGGRATISLGGKSYNEQLKEAKDLALVLRAGALPVQLDFLEQRTVGPSLGADSIDKARFAAIIGCILVFGFILVYYRISGVFAVTTLALNVLIVLAMLVGLGATLTLPGIAGIALTVGMAIDANIIIYERIREEIRNNVGFYKAVENGFNSAFWTIIDANITTALAGICLLNFGTGPIRGFAVTLLIGIFATVYTSYFVSKLFFEFYMNKVEGQDLSI; encoded by the coding sequence ATGAGAAGAGGCTGGTGGTATCGCTTCGTATTTCTACTTATTGTAGCGATCATTTCAGGTATTTCGATTGTACCTACTGCATTTAATTTTAAAGAAACTGACAATTTTCCAGTTAAATCTAAGATCAACTTAGGACTAGACCTTCAAGGTGGTCTGTACATGATCTTAGGAATTGACTTCAAAAAGGTCTACAAAGACGAGGTTAAAGGATACGCGCGCCGTTTAGAATTTAGCTTCAAAGACAAAACTGGTAACGGTTTTGAAATTGGTGATTTAGATTCATCTGATGAGCTAGATCCTCGCCAAGAAATTATCCTAGGTTCAGCTACTGATGCTGATGCTCTAAAGGATATTATTCACGACCAGTACAATGGTTTTCTAAGAGTAACTAAAGATACAGGTAGTACAATCTCTGTTGCCTTAACTAAGAAGGTTAAGACGGACATTGAAGATCAATCTGTAAAAAGATCAATCGAAGTTATTCGTAACCGTATTGATGAATTTGGTGTAACTGAGCCAGAGATTGTCTCTCAAGGTAAGGACCGAATCGTAGTTCAGCTTCCTGGTGTTAAAGATATCGAAAGAGCAAAAGAGCTAATCGGTAAAACAGCAAAGCTTGAATTTAAAATGGTTAACTCTGAAATTGCACCAATCACAATTCAAGGCTGGGTATCGAAAGCAAAAGATCAAGGCATTGAATATAAGAAAGGTGAGAGATTTTCCGATTACGTTTCAAAAGTAAATGAAATCGTAGCTTCTGATCTTCCTAAAGGTCATGTCCTCGCATTTGAAAGAGTGACCAATGCAAAAGGTGATATACTTCAATTAGTTCCATACTTAATTGAGTCTGTTGCTCGTCTTACAGGTGAAGACCTTGAAGATGCAAGAGTTCAATTCAACCCACAAAATAATAACAATCCAGAAGTAGGACTTAACTTTAAGTCTCGTGGTGCAAAGATTTTTGCAGATGTTACTGGTGAAAATGTAGGACGCCTAATGGCCATTACATTAGACGGTAATGTTTACTCAGCTCCACGTATCAATGGTAAAATCGCTGGTGGGCGTGCAACGATTTCACTAGGTGGAAAAAGTTATAATGAGCAACTTAAGGAAGCAAAGGACTTAGCTCTTGTTCTTCGTGCCGGTGCACTTCCTGTACAGCTTGATTTCCTTGAACAAAGAACAGTTGGTCCATCTCTTGGTGCTGATTCAATTGATAAAGCTAGATTTGCTGCAATTATTGGTTGTATTCTAGTATTTGGCTTCATTCTTGTTTACTATAGAATTTCTGGTGTATTCGCCGTTACAACTCTAGCTCTAAACGTTCTGATTGTTTTAGCTATGCTAGTTGGACTTGGTGCAACTCTAACTCTTCCAGGTATTGCAGGGATCGCTCTTACTGTTGGTATGGCAATTGATGCCAATATCATTATCTATGAGCGTATTCGAGAGGAAATACGAAATAATGTCGGCTTTTATAAAGCTGTTGAAAATGGATTCAACTCTGCTTTCTGGACAATTATTGATGCAAACATCACGACTGCTCTTGCTGGTATCTGTCTTCTAAATTTTGGTACAGGTCCAATTAGAGGTTTCGCTGTTACATTATTAATTGGTATTTTCGCAACTGTTTACACTTCTTACTTTGTTTCAAAGCTTTTCTTTGAGTTCTATATGAATAAAGTAGAAGGGCAGGACTTAAGCATTTAA
- a CDS encoding twin-arginine translocase TatA/TatE family subunit, with the protein MFGGFGAGELLIVLVFALIFIGPKKLPELAKGLGKGLREFQKAKDDLMDHVNDAAETNSHKEESVASQITESPDANIAAQGDVENENSNNSEDVKDQVIESGKTKQS; encoded by the coding sequence ATGTTTGGTGGCTTTGGTGCTGGTGAATTACTTATTGTTTTAGTTTTTGCTCTGATTTTTATCGGACCTAAAAAATTACCTGAACTAGCAAAAGGTTTAGGTAAAGGACTTCGCGAGTTTCAAAAGGCCAAGGATGATTTAATGGATCACGTCAATGATGCTGCAGAGACCAATTCTCACAAAGAGGAATCTGTGGCATCACAAATCACAGAGTCACCGGATGCTAACATTGCAGCGCAAGGTGATGTCGAAAATGAGAATTCTAATAACTCTGAAGATGTAAAAGACCAAGTGATTGAGTCAGGAAAAACGAAGCAATCGTAA
- the yajC gene encoding preprotein translocase subunit YajC, which produces MLQLFISNAYAQGGAAAPANSAMNFVPIIAVVAIFYFLVFRPQKKQMEEEKKMLDTLEKGNRVYTKSGIFGTIVGMTEKVVDLEIAEGTRIKILRSQLGGLEESILSNKKEA; this is translated from the coding sequence ATGTTACAACTTTTTATATCTAATGCTTATGCTCAAGGTGGTGCTGCTGCTCCAGCTAATTCGGCAATGAACTTTGTTCCAATTATTGCTGTTGTTGCCATTTTTTATTTTCTTGTTTTCAGACCTCAAAAGAAACAAATGGAAGAAGAAAAGAAAATGCTTGATACTCTTGAAAAAGGTAACCGTGTTTACACAAAGTCAGGTATTTTTGGTACAATTGTTGGGATGACTGAAAAAGTTGTGGACCTTGAAATTGCAGAAGGTACACGTATTAAAATCCTACGTTCACAACTTGGTGGACTTGAAGAAAGTATCCTTTCTAATAAAAAAGAGGCGTAA
- the tgt gene encoding tRNA guanosine(34) transglycosylase Tgt has translation MIKVEGYSGKARATTITTEHGEIKTPIFMPVGTRASVKCMWQEDLYEMNAQIILGNTYHLYLRPGHELIEKVGGGLHGFMNWDRPILTDSGGFQVFSLSDINKITEEGVTFSSHIDGSKHLISPEKSMEIQKGLGSDIVMAFDECPKLPATKETLRESMELTLRWAKRCIDYKLRDYQKLFGIVQGGLHKDLRTECMQRLEEMDFPGLALGGLSVGEKNEEMVDFLNDFVHTMPDQKPRYLMGVGKPLDILNGIRAGIDMFDCVLPTRNARNGQFLTHDGPLNIKNLRFREDTLPPDPSCDCKVCKTYSRSYIRHLYTTGEFLSGNLITYHNLYFMIKMTQDAREAILTDRFDDYYKEFYNRYTSRKWASGQ, from the coding sequence ATGATTAAAGTTGAAGGATATAGCGGTAAGGCCCGCGCAACAACAATTACAACTGAGCATGGTGAAATTAAAACACCTATCTTTATGCCTGTTGGGACTCGTGCATCAGTTAAGTGTATGTGGCAAGAAGATCTTTATGAGATGAATGCTCAAATCATTCTTGGAAATACGTATCACTTATACTTAAGACCAGGACACGAACTTATTGAAAAAGTTGGTGGTGGCCTTCATGGGTTTATGAATTGGGATCGTCCAATTCTAACTGACTCTGGTGGGTTTCAAGTATTCTCTCTTTCAGATATTAATAAGATTACAGAAGAAGGTGTAACTTTTTCTTCACATATTGATGGTTCAAAACACTTGATCTCTCCAGAAAAAAGTATGGAGATTCAAAAGGGCCTAGGCTCTGATATTGTCATGGCATTTGATGAGTGTCCAAAACTGCCAGCAACAAAAGAAACTCTTCGCGAGAGTATGGAACTAACTCTTAGATGGGCCAAGCGTTGTATCGACTACAAGCTTCGCGACTATCAGAAACTTTTTGGTATTGTTCAGGGGGGACTTCATAAAGATCTTCGTACGGAATGTATGCAACGCCTAGAAGAAATGGATTTCCCGGGACTTGCTCTTGGAGGACTTTCTGTTGGTGAGAAGAATGAAGAGATGGTTGATTTCTTAAATGACTTTGTTCACACAATGCCGGATCAAAAACCAAGATACCTAATGGGTGTTGGTAAGCCTCTTGATATTCTAAATGGAATCCGAGCTGGTATTGATATGTTTGATTGTGTTCTTCCTACGAGAAACGCACGTAATGGACAATTCCTAACACACGATGGGCCACTTAATATTAAGAATCTTCGCTTTAGAGAAGACACGCTTCCACCTGATCCAAGTTGTGATTGCAAAGTTTGTAAAACATATTCACGTTCTTATATTAGACATCTCTACACAACTGGAGAATTCCTTTCTGGTAACTTGATCACTTATCATAATCTTTATTTCATGATTAAGATGACTCAGGATGCACGTGAAGCGATTCTAACGGATAGGTTTGACGATTATTATAAAGAATTTTATAACAGATACACTTCACGAAAATGGGCCTCAGGCCAATAA
- the queA gene encoding tRNA preQ1(34) S-adenosylmethionine ribosyltransferase-isomerase QueA: protein MNQLNNVDLQLSSYDYDLPKEQIAERPIQGRHHSRLLVYNCETDTISHHKFNELINFLPCETTLVLNQSKVFPCRLKGHKESGGNAEVFFLTVEPNEMGQYRALVKARGKKKAGDKYIFANDLSISIVDNIEGEFLIAPSIVGNDLIDYLNANAFVPIPPYIRGGESDDQDKKDYQTVFANELGSVAAPTAGLHFSDELLEQIKGQGHDIAKVTLHVGLGTFAPVKVDNLEDHKMHSENYFVDQVNFEKIKNAKKRVAVGTTSLRTLETIWQNGVNDYTPGEMKDTSIFLHPGVDVKSIDGLVTNFHLPKSTLLMLVSALIGREKTLEIYNIAVKEGYRFFSYGDAMLILR from the coding sequence ATGAATCAATTAAATAATGTGGATTTACAGCTATCTTCGTACGATTACGACTTGCCTAAAGAGCAGATTGCGGAGCGCCCAATACAAGGTCGTCATCACTCAAGGTTATTAGTTTACAATTGTGAAACTGATACAATCTCGCACCACAAATTTAATGAACTTATTAACTTTCTTCCATGTGAGACAACTCTAGTTCTTAATCAGAGCAAGGTTTTTCCTTGTCGTCTCAAAGGTCACAAAGAAAGTGGTGGAAATGCAGAGGTTTTCTTTTTGACTGTTGAGCCTAATGAGATGGGGCAATATCGTGCCCTTGTTAAGGCCCGTGGAAAGAAAAAAGCCGGAGATAAGTATATTTTTGCTAATGACCTTTCAATATCAATTGTCGACAATATTGAAGGTGAATTCTTAATTGCGCCTTCTATTGTTGGGAATGATCTCATTGATTACTTAAATGCAAATGCATTTGTTCCAATTCCTCCTTATATTCGTGGGGGAGAGTCGGACGATCAAGATAAGAAAGACTATCAAACTGTTTTTGCAAATGAGCTTGGAAGTGTGGCTGCTCCAACTGCAGGGCTTCACTTCTCAGATGAGCTTTTAGAACAGATTAAGGGACAAGGGCATGACATTGCGAAGGTAACTTTACACGTAGGTCTTGGAACTTTTGCTCCTGTAAAAGTCGATAATCTTGAAGATCATAAAATGCATTCTGAAAATTACTTTGTTGATCAAGTGAACTTTGAAAAAATAAAAAATGCAAAAAAGCGTGTTGCTGTTGGAACAACGAGTTTGAGAACTCTTGAAACGATTTGGCAAAATGGAGTGAATGATTACACTCCTGGAGAGATGAAGGATACTTCAATCTTCTTGCACCCAGGTGTAGATGTGAAGAGTATTGATGGTTTAGTAACAAACTTTCATCTGCCAAAGTCAACACTACTTATGCTCGTGAGTGCATTAATTGGCCGTGAGAAAACATTAGAGATTTATAATATTGCAGTTAAAGAGGGATATCGTTTCTTTTCATATGGTGATGCGATGTTAATTTTAAGGTAA
- a CDS encoding serine protease codes for MKLNLTKVVLFSALISTNSMAINKVIYGIDNRVDVHESNKAFLVDSVAAMVPGFAFLKDEEGNVTDTKFLKFPTLKYHRGYPTCGEMRFRDQPTIAGCSGFLIGENLIMTAGHCMISGGTEVSDQVTSKCRDNKWVFNYNSTSVNKDGHLEIQKSDVFGCKRVVAASNTGTLDYAIVELERKATDKKPLTLNLNASATRKGTDIYVAGYPTGLPLKVAAGAKVTSSLSYSNEFKTDLDTFGGNSGSPVLNNKDEVIGILVAGEIDYVFDFNKGCYKVNVCKKQGGVCERQSNPLMGALGETVTKAASAYTDYILKKSMGPYIFEEGSDIEEVDEIIEEYEE; via the coding sequence TTGAAGTTAAATCTTACAAAAGTCGTATTATTTTCAGCGTTAATTTCAACAAATTCGATGGCCATTAATAAAGTTATTTATGGTATCGATAATAGAGTCGATGTACACGAATCAAATAAAGCATTTCTTGTTGATAGTGTTGCAGCAATGGTTCCAGGTTTTGCTTTCTTAAAAGATGAAGAAGGAAATGTTACTGATACGAAGTTTTTAAAGTTCCCTACTTTAAAATACCACAGAGGTTACCCTACATGTGGCGAGATGAGATTTAGAGATCAACCTACGATTGCAGGTTGTAGTGGCTTTCTAATTGGTGAAAATCTTATAATGACGGCCGGCCACTGTATGATTTCGGGTGGGACAGAAGTTTCAGATCAAGTGACTTCAAAGTGTAGAGATAATAAATGGGTATTTAATTATAACTCGACATCAGTTAATAAGGACGGCCATTTAGAGATTCAAAAAAGTGATGTCTTCGGTTGTAAACGCGTTGTCGCGGCATCAAATACAGGTACACTAGACTACGCCATTGTAGAACTTGAACGTAAAGCAACGGACAAGAAGCCCCTAACACTAAATTTAAATGCAAGTGCAACACGAAAAGGCACAGATATTTATGTAGCAGGCTATCCTACAGGACTCCCATTAAAAGTTGCAGCAGGGGCCAAAGTTACTTCAAGTTTAAGCTACAGCAATGAATTTAAAACGGATCTTGATACATTTGGAGGCAACTCAGGTTCCCCAGTGTTGAATAATAAAGATGAAGTTATTGGAATTTTAGTAGCTGGTGAGATCGATTATGTCTTTGACTTTAATAAAGGTTGCTATAAAGTAAACGTATGTAAGAAGCAAGGAGGTGTTTGTGAACGTCAATCAAACCCTCTAATGGGAGCATTAGGCGAGACGGTAACAAAAGCAGCCTCAGCTTACACAGACTACATATTAAAAAAATCAATGGGGCCTTATATCTTTGAAGAAGGTTCTGATATTGAAGAAGTGGACGAAATCATTGAAGAGTATGAAGAGTAA
- a CDS encoding 3'-5' exonuclease → MKSNIKARITKEEINSYEMIDYTGQIYLIDTEQKAQDIAKKFQELNQKYDVTGLDTESRPSFKKTDNFRISLIQVSFEEECFLFRLNKIQCPDYLVNYLEDQNLIKTGVAVKDDCRDLKKQYHINAKGVVDVQDLAKAQGYITLGLQSLTGILLEKKISKKAKLTNWENNKLTDAQIRYAATDAWISLKLYQALESK, encoded by the coding sequence ATGAAGAGTAATATTAAAGCAAGAATCACTAAAGAAGAAATCAACTCTTACGAGATGATTGATTACACGGGCCAGATTTATCTTATTGATACAGAACAAAAGGCCCAAGATATTGCTAAGAAATTTCAAGAATTAAATCAAAAATACGACGTAACAGGCCTTGATACCGAATCAAGGCCTTCTTTTAAAAAAACGGATAACTTTCGAATAAGTCTTATACAAGTCTCATTTGAAGAGGAATGCTTCCTCTTTCGTTTAAATAAGATCCAATGCCCAGACTATCTAGTTAACTACTTAGAGGATCAAAATTTGATTAAAACGGGTGTTGCTGTGAAAGATGACTGTCGTGACCTAAAAAAACAGTATCATATCAATGCTAAAGGTGTTGTTGATGTTCAGGACCTTGCCAAGGCCCAAGGCTATATCACTCTCGGCCTACAGTCTCTTACAGGGATTCTTTTAGAGAAAAAGATCTCTAAGAAGGCAAAGCTCACAAATTGGGAAAATAATAAACTAACAGATGCTCAAATTCGCTATGCTGCAACTGACGCCTGGATTTCATTAAAGCTCTATCAGGCATTAGAAAGCAAGTAA
- a CDS encoding LamG-like jellyroll fold domain-containing protein: MKVVKYAIILTFLGLTLTSCSGGAEATSGIQAAPVGQAAPTAISTAQVVITGALPQNSPGISWTNPASLDHIEYTLGTSAGGSEHTPWTDIGVVTNYTHTGLVGLTECQAYYPSVRAVSATAQISTTLTSTSFYWDNSPPAGLGVPDVSADDATAGSSTTTTWTAATDNCVLDHYEIAIGTSAGATDVQTWIDIGNVTSYKIQDGVNGASFTLTEATNYYITLKAVDEAGFEVIQNSGAFQVFNPATSLPNMVARLDASDLSSILDSGGLDASNGAFNGSVEDWLDTSSSANTHHFYQNGAAPIFDGVDNHVVFNGTNQYLTVANHAELNTATTDQRNITASFETSADTTTLQIIYEEGGASRGMNIYIQSGNLYCGFWNINNDGDGSQSFTSVSAPIATNTIYHVTWVFDYTNYTGAAGPDGELTCYVNGSSIGSTTSTSLLYAHSGAISLGSYLNDSYTHTGALNGNGGYFNGDVMELMLFNDPPDASTVNTIHTYLEDKWN; encoded by the coding sequence ATGAAGGTTGTTAAATACGCAATAATATTAACTTTCCTTGGACTTACTCTCACTTCTTGTTCTGGAGGTGCGGAGGCAACATCAGGAATTCAGGCAGCACCTGTTGGTCAGGCGGCACCTACTGCTATCTCAACAGCACAAGTTGTGATTACAGGCGCACTGCCTCAAAATTCACCAGGCATTTCTTGGACTAACCCAGCAAGTTTAGATCATATTGAATATACGCTCGGTACTTCCGCTGGAGGCTCAGAGCATACGCCCTGGACAGATATTGGAGTTGTCACAAACTACACTCACACAGGCCTTGTGGGTCTCACTGAGTGTCAAGCCTACTACCCTTCTGTCCGTGCAGTAAGTGCGACAGCGCAAATATCTACAACACTAACAAGCACAAGTTTCTACTGGGACAATAGTCCTCCAGCAGGTTTAGGTGTACCGGATGTTTCTGCAGATGACGCAACAGCAGGCTCCTCAACGACAACAACATGGACAGCAGCAACAGATAACTGCGTTCTTGACCACTATGAAATTGCTATTGGAACAAGTGCTGGTGCTACCGATGTTCAAACTTGGATTGATATTGGTAACGTCACATCTTATAAAATTCAAGATGGTGTTAATGGGGCAAGCTTCACTCTTACAGAAGCAACAAACTACTATATAACTTTAAAGGCCGTAGATGAGGCAGGCTTTGAAGTAATTCAAAACTCGGGGGCCTTCCAAGTTTTTAACCCGGCCACCTCTTTACCAAATATGGTGGCGCGTTTGGATGCAAGTGATCTTAGTTCAATCTTAGATAGCGGAGGGCTAGATGCTTCAAATGGTGCCTTTAATGGCTCAGTTGAAGACTGGCTTGATACATCTTCAAGTGCCAACACTCATCACTTTTATCAAAATGGTGCTGCACCAATCTTTGATGGAGTTGATAATCATGTTGTCTTCAATGGAACAAACCAATACCTGACTGTTGCAAATCATGCAGAATTAAACACAGCAACTACTGATCAAAGGAATATCACAGCATCTTTTGAGACTTCCGCCGATACTACAACCTTACAAATTATCTACGAAGAAGGTGGAGCTAGTCGTGGAATGAATATCTATATTCAAAGTGGAAATCTCTACTGTGGGTTTTGGAATATTAACAACGACGGTGATGGAAGCCAAAGCTTTACTTCTGTCAGTGCGCCAATAGCAACAAATACCATTTATCACGTGACATGGGTATTTGATTACACTAATTACACTGGGGCAGCAGGACCTGATGGCGAGCTTACCTGTTATGTCAACGGAAGCTCAATTGGGTCAACAACATCAACTTCACTTTTATACGCACACTCCGGGGCCATCTCCCTTGGTTCATATCTGAATGATAGCTACACTCATACAGGAGCATTAAATGGTAATGGCGGCTATTTTAACGGTGACGTCATGGAGCTGATGCTTTTTAACGACCCCCCAGATGCGTCAACAGTGAACACAATTCATACATATCTTGAAGATAAGTGGAACTAG